The DNA region GCTATTGTGTTAAAACAAGACCAACGTTCGGGCAGACTCACCGAAGGTGTTATAAAACGTATTTTAACAAATTCCGCTAACCATCCTCACGGTATTAAAGTAATGCTCGTTTCTGGAAAAGTGGGCAGGGTTAAAGAAATTTTAGAATAGTAAATTTCTTTTACTAAATTTATGCCTCATCTAAATTTAGTATTATGATCCGAATTGCTACCC from Aureibaculum sp. 2308TA14-22 includes:
- a CDS encoding YwbE family protein codes for the protein MQGNSRKNIKIGQQVAIVLKQDQRSGRLTEGVIKRILTNSANHPHGIKVMLVSGKVGRVKEILE